A region from the Streptomyces lydicus genome encodes:
- a CDS encoding enolase C-terminal domain-like protein, producing the protein MAGQDSDAVTVVRAVRVWPVAGQPAGLPEDLPDAVAAVAVAPAGPSWPEHRTRYAVQVVGDGEGDDGIAGWHAPVGESVARLVVDTLADGLVGHDAAAPRKLAYRLRAGRHLHGAHARQAVSAVELACWDLASRASGRSVPELLGGTVRARVPVYASALGLDPAHPEAVKAAAWIAEQEFWGQKWPLTKELLRQGPRVVGRVLGALRAAAGDGPFMIDGLRRCRLDEALALLPVLADAQVAFAEELLEPGGFAWSRVRAAGAGVPMAAGEHAVDEHEQMRLLAGGTVDVWQTDPGWSGGLARSLHLTEVAADLGMATFPHGDRLWAALALAGVCCRDKIPAVEWHLTLEPLRQQVFTEPAIVEAGTLPSDPGVGLAPLPVTSSPLPAWEIGS; encoded by the coding sequence ATGGCCGGGCAGGACAGCGACGCCGTGACGGTGGTGCGGGCGGTGCGGGTATGGCCGGTGGCCGGCCAGCCAGCGGGTCTGCCGGAGGACTTACCGGATGCGGTTGCCGCAGTGGCGGTGGCTCCTGCGGGGCCCTCGTGGCCCGAGCACCGGACTCGTTACGCGGTCCAGGTGGTCGGCGACGGGGAAGGCGACGACGGGATCGCGGGCTGGCACGCGCCCGTGGGGGAGAGCGTGGCGCGGCTCGTCGTTGACACCCTTGCCGACGGGCTGGTCGGGCACGATGCGGCGGCGCCGCGCAAGCTCGCCTACCGGCTGCGGGCGGGCCGGCACCTGCATGGGGCGCACGCCCGGCAAGCCGTCTCGGCGGTCGAGCTGGCGTGCTGGGATCTGGCGTCGCGGGCCTCGGGCCGGTCGGTGCCTGAGCTGTTGGGCGGCACGGTGCGGGCACGGGTGCCGGTGTACGCATCCGCGCTCGGCCTGGACCCGGCTCACCCGGAGGCGGTGAAGGCGGCGGCGTGGATCGCCGAGCAGGAATTCTGGGGACAGAAATGGCCCCTCACCAAGGAACTACTGCGCCAGGGCCCGAGGGTCGTCGGCCGGGTGCTGGGGGCGCTGCGCGCGGCGGCGGGCGACGGCCCGTTCATGATTGACGGTCTGCGCCGATGCCGTCTGGACGAGGCCCTCGCCCTACTGCCCGTACTGGCCGATGCCCAGGTCGCGTTTGCCGAGGAGCTGCTGGAGCCGGGCGGCTTCGCCTGGAGCCGTGTGCGGGCGGCCGGTGCCGGGGTGCCGATGGCGGCCGGTGAGCACGCGGTCGACGAGCACGAGCAGATGCGACTGCTGGCCGGCGGGACGGTGGACGTGTGGCAGACCGACCCGGGATGGTCGGGCGGACTGGCTCGTTCCCTGCACCTCACCGAGGTCGCCGCCGATCTGGGGATGGCGACCTTCCCGCACGGCGACCGGCTGTGGGCCGCGCTCGCGCTGGCCGGGGTGTGCTGCCGGGACAAGATTCCGGCGGTGGAGTGGCACCTGACGCTGGAGCCGCTGCGGCAGCAGGTGTTCACCGAGCCGGCCATCGTCGAGGCGGGGACGCTGCCTTCCGACCCCGGGGTGGGGCTCGCCCCGCTGCCGGTGACATCCTCGCCGCTCCCGGCGTGGGAGATCGGGTCGTGA
- a CDS encoding radical SAM protein, protein MLNSVSHLEVVAREWKINPEDVLLVALNSCGARSTLDKPRMRFQLELDSRPTDPSYLILSLGRVDSPFEIDERELRLHGERVGTVAGIEDDDAVLGYWRNGTKMLTLNSNQRSQCVGCTFCPNTLEGASDPAIRELDLPGYFATLAANSGMADLSAVETVTVCTGCFLYEHLALEHLEGVRAAMRSTGCEGTLHFLSSVLTSAEGLDRAAEIGPFHLTLTVECFTNRADILKQSKAALTVDQMVATLGAAKERGITTDFTYIVGLDPIEDAVENLKRLVPVTTAFPRFQTYQAHNPYMDVYRTPGSDTIEWNLEMRRAVEELFAETGLRPQWWQNYRSPWAYTFAGVQLTGARI, encoded by the coding sequence ATGCTCAATTCCGTCAGCCACCTGGAAGTGGTGGCACGCGAATGGAAGATCAACCCCGAGGACGTACTGCTGGTCGCCCTGAACAGCTGCGGTGCGCGGTCGACACTGGACAAGCCACGAATGCGATTCCAGCTGGAGCTGGACTCGCGGCCGACGGATCCGTCGTACCTGATCCTCTCGCTGGGGCGTGTCGACTCGCCGTTCGAGATTGACGAACGTGAGCTGCGGCTGCACGGCGAGCGGGTCGGTACGGTCGCCGGCATCGAGGACGACGACGCCGTGCTGGGCTACTGGCGCAACGGCACCAAGATGCTCACCCTGAACTCCAATCAGCGAAGCCAGTGCGTCGGGTGCACTTTCTGTCCGAACACCCTGGAAGGCGCCTCGGACCCGGCGATCCGCGAACTCGACCTGCCCGGATACTTTGCCACCCTCGCGGCGAACTCCGGCATGGCGGACCTGTCCGCAGTGGAGACCGTCACGGTGTGCACCGGCTGCTTCCTCTACGAGCACCTGGCCCTGGAGCACCTGGAGGGCGTGCGCGCCGCGATGCGCAGCACCGGCTGCGAGGGAACCCTGCACTTCCTGTCGTCGGTGCTCACCAGCGCCGAGGGCCTGGACCGGGCCGCGGAAATCGGTCCGTTCCACCTGACGCTGACAGTGGAGTGCTTTACCAACCGGGCGGACATCCTCAAACAGTCCAAGGCCGCGCTGACGGTGGACCAGATGGTTGCCACGCTCGGGGCAGCAAAGGAGCGGGGCATCACCACGGATTTCACCTACATCGTGGGCCTGGACCCCATCGAGGATGCGGTCGAGAACCTGAAGCGACTGGTACCAGTGACTACCGCTTTCCCACGGTTCCAGACCTACCAGGCGCACAACCCGTACATGGACGTCTACCGGACTCCGGGGTCGGACACGATCGAGTGGAACCTGGAAATGCGCCGCGCGGTCGAAGAGCTGTTCGCGGAGACGGGACTGCGGCCGCAGTGGTGGCAGAACTACCGCTCGCCATGGGCGTACACCTTTGCCGGCGTGCAGTTGACCGGGGCGCGGATCTGA
- a CDS encoding HAD family hydrolase: MSGRAMWSGVRAVCFDMGGTLVRPEVVATTGQVAEVLGISLEEARALMGKGAKRCLVTPQGLAHDLAASFSRPELAAPLTEVLERARRRAEHPQLYPDVPDMLATLRVRGFALYAMTNALGSSVPDQEPAVFRELLDGVFYSARTGAIKPEPEAFAAVEQASGMRPEELLHVGDSVGADVRGAAAAGWHTAWVDRHHTTAPLMAATTTLRLHSLNTFPLLLPTRAAARTITSEVAG, translated from the coding sequence GTGAGCGGCCGGGCGATGTGGTCCGGGGTGCGGGCGGTCTGCTTCGACATGGGCGGCACGCTGGTGCGCCCGGAAGTGGTGGCGACGACCGGCCAGGTCGCCGAGGTCCTGGGCATCTCCTTGGAGGAGGCCCGCGCCCTGATGGGCAAGGGCGCCAAGAGATGTCTGGTCACCCCTCAGGGCTTGGCTCACGATCTCGCGGCCAGCTTCAGCCGACCCGAGCTGGCCGCCCCGCTTACCGAGGTGTTGGAGCGGGCTCGGAGACGGGCCGAGCACCCGCAGTTGTACCCGGACGTGCCAGACATGCTGGCCACCCTGCGGGTGCGAGGCTTCGCCCTGTACGCCATGACCAACGCGCTTGGCTCCTCGGTGCCCGATCAGGAACCCGCCGTCTTCCGCGAGCTGCTGGATGGCGTCTTCTACTCGGCCCGCACCGGAGCGATCAAGCCGGAGCCGGAGGCGTTCGCCGCTGTCGAGCAGGCCAGCGGGATGCGGCCCGAGGAACTGCTGCATGTCGGCGACTCGGTTGGCGCGGACGTGCGCGGGGCCGCAGCGGCTGGCTGGCACACGGCCTGGGTGGACCGGCACCACACGACAGCGCCGCTGATGGCGGCCACGACCACGCTGCGCTTGCACTCCCTCAACACCTTCCCACTGCTGCTGCCCACCCGGGCGGCGGCGAGGACGATCACATCGGAGGTGGCCGGCTGA
- a CDS encoding YdeI/OmpD-associated family protein has translation MEPSRTSRPATSPARAQLTSSVPLFDPSQMPLRTWCEGSREDAVTGLVAFPDFHSHIPRCLVTALSEGRLVALSIGDVDGLKNHVERTNSTNPASYGHLAGNEVMATVGATTRAWFREQPFDSGCAATFGGDEVIIAAVVDDVGRFHRALGGLRDRLGSALPVTVSFALMFVTADDLPAERERGWRHAFTDTLLATVDRALFMHKAARRAGGGEGGIIAVTRPLQPTASDPAGPEPLVLLPLPTASDIVHVVARPERIGGRDFLLLPCRGPVGQRGTRLRIGFPTGSAKTVVAYALRRQAAVPYVAVADGVTGVPLTVQGVRDRTPRSVPEDLAAALERAGLDWTALPAHEQAQILHLVTEAGTPEIRTGRITAAVDAVAAQKGTAR, from the coding sequence ATGGAGCCGTCCCGTACATCTCGCCCGGCAACATCCCCCGCCCGCGCCCAGCTCACGTCGTCGGTACCGCTGTTCGACCCCAGCCAGATGCCGCTGCGTACCTGGTGTGAGGGCAGCCGCGAGGACGCGGTCACCGGGTTAGTGGCCTTCCCCGACTTCCACAGCCACATCCCGCGCTGTCTGGTCACCGCGCTTTCCGAGGGGAGGCTGGTGGCGCTGTCCATTGGTGACGTGGACGGGCTGAAGAACCACGTGGAGCGGACGAACTCCACCAACCCGGCCTCCTACGGGCACCTGGCGGGCAACGAGGTCATGGCGACCGTGGGGGCCACGACCCGCGCGTGGTTCCGCGAGCAGCCCTTCGACTCCGGCTGCGCGGCGACCTTCGGTGGCGACGAGGTGATCATCGCTGCAGTCGTGGACGACGTTGGTCGTTTCCACCGAGCCCTCGGGGGCCTGCGTGACCGGCTCGGCTCCGCCCTGCCAGTGACGGTCTCCTTCGCCCTGATGTTCGTCACCGCCGACGACCTGCCCGCCGAGCGGGAGCGGGGCTGGAGGCACGCCTTCACCGATACCTTGCTTGCGACCGTCGACCGCGCCCTGTTCATGCACAAGGCAGCGAGGCGCGCCGGCGGCGGCGAGGGCGGCATCATTGCCGTTACCAGACCCCTCCAGCCAACCGCCTCCGACCCGGCGGGGCCGGAACCGCTTGTCCTGCTCCCACTGCCCACCGCCTCCGACATCGTGCACGTGGTGGCTCGACCGGAGCGGATCGGCGGCCGGGACTTCTTGCTGCTGCCCTGCCGCGGACCGGTCGGCCAACGAGGCACCCGGCTTCGCATCGGCTTCCCCACAGGCAGCGCCAAGACCGTCGTTGCCTACGCGCTGCGTCGTCAGGCCGCGGTGCCGTACGTGGCGGTCGCCGACGGAGTGACCGGCGTGCCGCTGACTGTCCAGGGCGTGAGGGATCGAACCCCTCGCAGTGTGCCCGAGGACCTGGCCGCCGCCCTGGAGCGGGCCGGACTGGACTGGACGGCGCTACCAGCCCACGAGCAGGCGCAGATCCTCCACCTGGTCACAGAGGCTGGCACCCCGGAGATCCGGACTGGGCGGATCACCGCCGCCGTGGACGCGGTCGCCGCACAGAAGGGGACGGCGAGATGA